A window from Triticum aestivum cultivar Chinese Spring chromosome 6D, IWGSC CS RefSeq v2.1, whole genome shotgun sequence encodes these proteins:
- the LOC123141470 gene encoding uncharacterized protein, which yields MNEILALISFEAPSIKPIMIVPFSTRPSGCFHGMVNATKTGQLTTLHAAEIGASNEFTHLLVDGIIKPPPSLQIRSEPIQCLLEMVWVLKIPFVLLVTSGGQHQGKSSSDSDLEVLQCVGDHLAKHINLEFSKETVIETGVEKSASIREPWRELYL from the exons ATGAATGAGATTTTAGCATTGATTTCTTTTGAAGCTCCCTCCATCAAGCCAATTATGATTGTACCATTCAGCACAAGACCATCAGGCTGCTTCCATGGAATGGTTAATGCAACAAAAACTGGGCAGTTAACTACACTTCATGCTGCTGAAATAGGGGCATCAAATGAGTTTACTCACTTGTTGGTTGACGGAATTATTAAACCTCCCCCATCTTTGCAAATACGCAGTgaaccaatacaatgtttgctggAAATGGTGTGGGTATTGAAGATACCCTTTGTTCTTCTTGTCACATCAGGTGGGCAACACCAAGGTAAAAGTTCTTCAGACTCTGACCTTGAG GTGCTGCAGTGCGTGGGAGATCACCTAGCCAAGCACATCAACTTGGAGTTCTCCAAAGAAACTGTCATTGAGACAGGGGTTGAGAAATCCGCAAGCATTCGAGAACCCTGGCGCGAACTGTATCTGTGA